The Glutamicibacter mishrai DNA window CGAGTGTCGGCAATGAGCGCAGGCGCGGTACGGGAGTGGTGGCTCGCCCCTCGGTTCCTGGCGGGTCTACTAGATCCAGGAAGGAGGAAGGCTGGCTGTCTTCGTTATCCACCGCCGTGCAGATGAGTTGTTCGCCGGCTCGCGAGACGGCGTTGCTGAAGCTGCGCAATTCGTCATTTCTGATCTGGCGGACCAGGTGGGTTGGTGTCCGGGTAGCAAGGAACTCAAGGCCGTGTTCAACGACGTCAGCCAGGGCGTTAGAGCCTAACAGCTCGCCACGCAATCGCAGGTTTGGCCATGAGCCTTCCTGCAATCCCGGGATGAACACTATTGGCCATTGCTTTCCAGCTGCGGCAGCCGTGGTTAGCACGGTCACCATATGGCCGCCCGCCGCGCGAGTGGCCAAGGAGTCCATCGGCAACTCCTGATTGAGGATGTGTTCAATGAATTGGGGCACGCTGGCTCCGGGCAGCTGATCTACAAATCGTTCGGCTGCCTGGAACAATGACAGCACAGCGTCGAGGTCATGATCGGCGCGGCGCGCAGCCGTCCCGGTGCCCAGCGCCTCTTCGCGCCATGCTTGGGCCCGCCCGGATGCTTCCCACATGGCCCACAGCGCGGTTTCTGGTGTTGCTGTTCCGCTGGCCAGTTCGGACTTCAGCGCCCCGTACATTTTCAGCACTCGCTGCAAGCCGAAGGCGGGCTTGCCGAGGTCCTGAGCGAGTTCGGGTTCACGCAGGCAGGTTTCAAGCAGCTCCTGGCTGGAGCGCCGTCCGCCTTGCGCCGCTTCTTGTTGGCGCAGCAGCTGGCGCAGACGCCGGATTTCCAGCGCAGTGCTCATGCCGTAGCGGGATAGCAGGAGGTTCTGCATCAGCAATGGATCATCGGCCACTGAATCGTTGAAGGCCAGTTCCAGCAAATCCAAGAGGGGACGTACAGCCCCCTCATCTTTCAGCGGGATCTCGGCGGGAGGTACCTGCACGGCGATCCCCTGTCCTTCGAGGAACCGGCTATAGGAACGCACCTGCGATCCGTTGCGGACCACGATGGCGATGTCCGAGAGGCTGCGGTTTTCGAACAGGCTCAGTTGGACGATGCGTTGGGCGATATATCGCTCTTCGAGGGTCGAGTTTTCGAAGGTCAATGCCTGGCAGGTGTCGTCCTGTCCGGCGGTACGCGGTTCAATGCTGCGCCCGCGCAATCCGGCAGCCAGGGGAACCCGGCTGACGATGCGTTCCCATGCACCGGTGATACGCGGCGACATCCGGTGGCCGTGGACCAGCTCCAAGAAGGCTGCTTCTGCGGTACTCGAATAATTCTGTGCGAAACGATGCAGCTCATCGGTACGTGCTCCGCGGAATCCCTGGACGACGCTATCCGGTGCGGCGAAGGCTACCAGTGGACGGTCCTTGGCCAGCAAAGCCAGCAGTCGGTGCTGGGATAGCGTGGCTTCTTGAAGGTCGTCAACGAGCACCAGGGCAAGCCGGTCTTGTTCAGCGTGCAGGAATTCCGGGTGTTCTTCCAGAAGTTCGGCAGCACGGGTAATGAGTCCGGCGGGGTCGAAGGCTTCCGCGCTGCCCAGATCCAGCAGGTCGCGGTATTCTTGGTAGAACGCTGCCGCGGCAACCCATTCAGGCTTGGCGGCTTGCTCCCCAAGATCATGGATATCGGCAGGTTCCAGTCCTAATTCTGAAACACGATCAAAAAATTCACGGATCTCTTTGCGGAACCCCCGAGTCTCGATGGCAAGTTCCAGCTCGCTGGGCCACTCCGGTCCCTTGGTCAGGCCCGAGGCATGCCCTTCAAGCAGGTTGCCGATGAGGGTATCTTGTTCCGGCCCGGACAGCAGTCGAGGTGATCGTTCCAGGTAAGGCAGGAGTCCTTCAACGCGGGCCCTGCGAATAAGGTCAAAGGCATAGGCTGACCACGTGCGTACAACTGGCTCGGTGAAGGTGCGTTTAGCCCGGCGGCTCAGGTCATCACGGATGGAGGCGGCCGTCAGTCGAGTAGGCGCGATAATGAGCAATGATTGCGGATCAAGCCCCGCGTCAAGGTGCCACACCGCTGTGCTGATCAGGGTAGTGGTCTTGCCGGTCCCCGGCGCACCGGTGACGAGCACCGGCCCGCTTACGGACTGAAGCTGGTCCACGATTTCCTGCGAACCCGATTCGGTCCCATCTCGCGTTTCATCCATGGTTATAGTTCATCATCCAATGCGGACATTTTGGGGTTGCCCAGTGACAGTCTGAGGATATCTATCTTGTGCCATTGGGACTCCGTAGGGTTCCAGCGAAGTTTCTTGATTTCGACGCGACGGTCCGGGCGGGCAAGGCTTTCCTCATCCCAATGGACACGGGCTCTAGGCAGCAGCGGCTCCGCCATGCCTCCGTCCGCTCTTGTGACTCGCCACCATGGGGTGCCGTCGGGGGCGGTGGCCATGGCCTTGCCTACTTGGCGTGGACCTCCACTGCCAAGTAGCTCAGCAACGTCGCCGTAGCTGAGGACTGCTCCGGAAGGAATCAGCTGCGCCAGCTGGTGCACCGCTTGAACGTAATCGAGCTGGCTCGGCACTTCGGCATCTGTCATGGTTCTATTCTGCCAAGGAGCTGACGTTGATCCACAAAGGGCGCGTCTGGCGATGGCGGTGGCTTGATCTGCCTGTAGCGTTGTACCCATGAATGAATGGCATAAGGGCCTTGCAATTGGCTTTGACTTGGAAACTACCGGCGTTGACACCACTACGGCACGTATCGTGACCGCATCGGTCGTATTGCTGGACGAGCAAGGCAATGTCGTCAACCGTCGCGAGTGGCTGGTCAATCCCGAGGTGGAGATTCCCGAGGCGGCGACCGCGGTCCACGGAATTTCCACGGAAAAGGCCAGGGCCGAAGGCGCACCGGCAAAGCAGTCAGTCCAGGAAATATTACAGCTGTTGATGTTCGCCTCGGAGCAGTCCCCCATTGTTGCGTTTAACGCTTCCTACGACTTCTCGGTGCTCTACCACGAGGCTGTCCGCTACGATCTGCCGCCATTCTTCCCCGGAAATGTCATCGACCCATTCATCATTGACAAGCAGGTCGACAAGTTCCGCAAGGGGAAACGCACTCTGGCTGCGGCGTGCGAGTTCTACGGAGTCGTACTGGAGAATGCCCACACTTCTTTGGCAGACGCCATTGCCTGCGTGGCTGTTGCGCGGCAAATCGGCGAACGGTACCCGCAGCTGCAGGTTGATCCCCAAGTGCTGCACGGCTGGCAAATTGGCTGGGCCCGCGAACAGGCAAAAAGCTTCCAGGCCTACCTACGGAAGACGAAACCTGAGGCCGTAGTCGACGGCGCATGGCCGATCATGGAGGGATAGATCACAGGCAAACAAGCATCTGTGCCTCATTTCACAAGCCAATAAATCTCTGGTGCGTCATTCCGCGGAAGTCGATAGTTCATGTTCTGTCACAAATCGAAGAATAATCTTCGGGCAGCAAGGCTAAATGACTCCCAGCTAAGAATCTTAACCCGATTTTCACGCTTATTCGGGCGATTTTGTTCGATAATGGTTCAATGGAGGGTACTCTCTATACCCATTTGAGAACTGAAGGAACACGCCTAGTG harbors:
- a CDS encoding ATP-dependent helicase encodes the protein MDETRDGTESGSQEIVDQLQSVSGPVLVTGAPGTGKTTTLISTAVWHLDAGLDPQSLLIIAPTRLTAASIRDDLSRRAKRTFTEPVVRTWSAYAFDLIRRARVEGLLPYLERSPRLLSGPEQDTLIGNLLEGHASGLTKGPEWPSELELAIETRGFRKEIREFFDRVSELGLEPADIHDLGEQAAKPEWVAAAAFYQEYRDLLDLGSAEAFDPAGLITRAAELLEEHPEFLHAEQDRLALVLVDDLQEATLSQHRLLALLAKDRPLVAFAAPDSVVQGFRGARTDELHRFAQNYSSTAEAAFLELVHGHRMSPRITGAWERIVSRVPLAAGLRGRSIEPRTAGQDDTCQALTFENSTLEERYIAQRIVQLSLFENRSLSDIAIVVRNGSQVRSYSRFLEGQGIAVQVPPAEIPLKDEGAVRPLLDLLELAFNDSVADDPLLMQNLLLSRYGMSTALEIRRLRQLLRQQEAAQGGRRSSQELLETCLREPELAQDLGKPAFGLQRVLKMYGALKSELASGTATPETALWAMWEASGRAQAWREEALGTGTAARRADHDLDAVLSLFQAAERFVDQLPGASVPQFIEHILNQELPMDSLATRAAGGHMVTVLTTAAAAGKQWPIVFIPGLQEGSWPNLRLRGELLGSNALADVVEHGLEFLATRTPTHLVRQIRNDELRSFSNAVSRAGEQLICTAVDNEDSQPSSFLDLVDPPGTEGRATTPVPRLRSLPTLVAELRKTAEQSKAAQLGAIPAPEGLNPAEQYNDAVNVLAQLAKSEHAVRGAHPEQWWGLRALSSTGPVVPEGQPRRVSPSKVETLVKSPLNWFVQSAGGTAAHDFAASLGTLIHSIAEEHPEASGSEYQQILEQRWPELEKLENWEGQRDFDRATLMLKKFAQYCIAMRQEGRELVARELPFQIDVPTSDGTQVQLRGIIDRVEADANGKVTVVDLKTGSMAPSKNDTLEHPQLGVYQTAIQLGALKEHDQTAELSDQPAGASLVYVGTNTKSPTIREQPSLGEDDWARTLILEAANLMGNNEFITRHVAGASGILGNCTLPEICPLCTEGRQVTER
- a CDS encoding MGMT family protein is translated as MTDAEVPSQLDYVQAVHQLAQLIPSGAVLSYGDVAELLGSGGPRQVGKAMATAPDGTPWWRVTRADGGMAEPLLPRARVHWDEESLARPDRRVEIKKLRWNPTESQWHKIDILRLSLGNPKMSALDDEL
- a CDS encoding 3'-5' exonuclease, which gives rise to MNEWHKGLAIGFDLETTGVDTTTARIVTASVVLLDEQGNVVNRREWLVNPEVEIPEAATAVHGISTEKARAEGAPAKQSVQEILQLLMFASEQSPIVAFNASYDFSVLYHEAVRYDLPPFFPGNVIDPFIIDKQVDKFRKGKRTLAAACEFYGVVLENAHTSLADAIACVAVARQIGERYPQLQVDPQVLHGWQIGWAREQAKSFQAYLRKTKPEAVVDGAWPIMEG